TGTAATTAAGCATGTAGTAGCAACTAATCGGACAAGCCAAGCGACAATTCATCAGTCGCAATGGGTTCGCAAAGAAATATTCTACAACCTAAGTGACTGATCACTTCAGAAACAATCGTTTGCTTGCAGCATGCACGTACTGCCTTCCTCTGGCAAGTAGTAGTAACTAAAGAAGGTTTTGGTTCAAGTTGGTCGTCAGGTTGCTGCAGGTTGGATTCCTCTGCCTCAAGCTCAATTCGCCAGTTCAGTCAACCGCCGATTACAAAAACAAGCACGCGTACGTGAAAGCACCCCCGGCCGAATCGGTATGAACTTGTTCGTTGTCTATCAGCTCAATTGTACGGTATTTGCTACGGACGAAACACCCGCCGGTACAGACCACAACAAGCACTGACGGGCAGATTGTGTTCGCACGTCAGCGTAGTTAATTACTCCTCAAAACACTGCCCAACTTCTCAAGTGAATTTGGCCACCCGAAAGCACTATCTCTTAAATCCATGCTTGTAATTGAAGAGAAACGGCCAGCATGTATTAAACACGTCGTTATGTTTCTCTCTCCTTGCCGTCTAATAATGTTAAAAGACAAAAATCAGGACAAAAGATGCTTGGAACTTTTTTAAGAATTCGAGAAAATTACATATGTTGAAGTTGTGATGGtctgcaaacttgcaaactttcAAGTCAAAACTAAAAGGCATTTGAAAAggattaaaaagaaaaatatacaaaTAAATAATACCAAACAGTGAAGAACCACTATTCACgctaaatttgttttttcgttGTTACTCAAACGCAATTGAGTTTGGAGTTGAAGTTTTACACATGTATAAAAACATCACTTCTCTAATATATATCAATTTTTGGAGATTTTTGTAAATGTTACAATAGTTTTTACAGAGTTTTTACTATATAAAGGTGGTTTTCAGAAGTTGGACTGCTCGATTTCCTTGGCGAGAGAGTGTATCTCATGAGCCTGCTAAACCACGGAGTTATTATGGCAGGCACATGTGGACTACTAATTGCCGTTCAAAAGAATTTGGACTACTAACTGAGTTATGGCAGGCACATGTATTACTGGCAGTGCTAATATGAGACAAGGTCTCTCATGAGCCTGCTCAATCACGTGTGTCTCATGAGTCAAGGTCTCGTGAGTCCTGACTATGCGCACTCGGCGCATCATATCCACTTGCAACCGCGAAGTCGGCCACCTTACCACAAAACTGAAAACCAAGATGCCTTTGCCTTGTATCCAGATGAAAAAACAAGTAGCAGCTCTAGATGATCTTAAAGAATACGAACACGTGCATTAGCATGACTGGATTTGGGTTATTCAATTACTACTCCGCACGTACTTGCCTTGTATCTGCCAGCATATATGTATCTCCTATAGAGAAACATGTCTGACCTAGCCAGAGATTTTAAATCCATAACTTAATTACTGTATACATATTTCATCAGTGTGATGTGTACGGGTCAATTAAAAAATGAGTCCGTTTGCAGTCCCATCAATCTCATGCATGCCGACTTGCCCTACGTTTTGACTTTACCATGCATTCATATGTGCATGCTCACGCGCATGACTATTACTGCTCCTTCCGtgcaacaaaggatgtctcaattttgatcaaatttggatgtatctagacgtgtgcatctatacactaaaacacgtctagatacatccaaattttgacaaacttgagacatcctttgctgaatggagggagtactagtttcGCTTATCTCGTTGACAGTTTGCTAACCCCAATTGATTAACGGGGTTAGGCAAAACCTGGTCCCTACTAAATGACGAGGATTTATATAGCTTCTcgtacaaattcacgtcacttattttgagacggagaaagtataCAGATATAGTACGAATGCTGTGTACTTGTGTAGTCTTCCAGTATCACGGAAGGCCAAGTCAACTTGTATGCAAGGTAGTAACAACTCCAGTATAGCAAGCTCGATCGGCTCCTATTGAGATCCAACGGCCACAACGGATGCACTCGTGTGGTGTGGAACATGGAAACGGTGGCATCCGTCCCGTTTCCCCCCTATAAATAGGCCGCAAGCAATTCAGTTCAGAGCACTCCCACCACCCTTCAGTCCCATCGATCGCCTACTGATCAGTGATCACAGGCCTTGCGTAGAAAATATACacagagaaagaaaacaagcacaCTCCATAGTCCATACTGCACAGATGGAGGAGCCACAAATGCAATCCACAAAAGAACTTCTCACCCAGGTTGCCGGGCCGGTGGCATCCGCGGCGCTGGCCGTTCTGCTGGTGGCGCTTAGCACGTacggccgccggtgccgccacCCGGTGCTGCGCCTAATCCTTTGgggcgcctccaccgccttcATCCCCCTCACCTCCACCGTCATCTCCTCCTTGCTGTCGAGGAGGGATGCGCTAAAAGACAGTCTGTGCAAAACCAAAGAGCAGTGCCCGGAAGTGGCCTCCGGCAAGGGGAGCCCGGAGGTCCAGACCATGTGGACGCTCATCCTGTGGACGCtcctcatcctcatcatcaAGGGCAACGCCGAcaccgccgcggccacctccgccgcgacCTCCGTATCCCCTTCTTCCAGCGACACCGGCGTCGACGGCCAGAATGTCCGGACCCCCGTGGAGCTCGTCGTCACGTACGTAATCCTGGGTGGCCTTATCGTCCTCTGCTTTCCGGAAGCCGGTTGGCTGGGCGTTACAGGAAAAGGCATCTTCCTCGTGCTCTGCGTGCTCGGCTTTGCCAAGTTCGTGCTCAAGGTGGCCGTCTTCTTTATGGCGAGAGGCTCGTACGCGGTCGGCAAGAACGCCCGGCTCGTCTCCGGTTACATGGCCCAGCTCGTCGAAGACGGCGCTGAGGAAGGCTACGGGCATGTGCCTCCTTACCTCGTCACGGGGGAGAGCAAGGAACACGTGGAGGAAAAACCTCACGGGTTTCGCGTCAAGGGCGAAGCTCTGAAGGACAAGCTCAGCTCCCTCGTGACGCTCAGCCGCGTGTGGCAGCTGTCGGATCACGGCGGCGGACTCCTCGCCAAGCGGCGGGAGCTGAGGGACCTCTGCCTCTCCTTCGCCCTGTTCAAGaatctccggcggcggctctcGGGTTACCCCCTGGCCGAGGAAGGGTCAAGCAACGCGCTCGACTTCGTGCTCAGAGGCATGGACTCATCATCTGCCGTTGCCGCCGACGGCAGCAAAGGAAATGCCGCGGATGCCGACCGGGTGTTCAGAGTCCTCGTGGACGAGCTCTGGTTTGCAAGTGACTTCTACTATTCCCCGCTCCCGTTGTGCTCGTTCCGCGGGTGGTGCGCCGTCCTCAACTACATCCTCTCCGTCCTGGTCGTCGCCGTAGCTATCGGCGTAGGATGGGTTTTTACAGTCCACAGAGTGATCGTTTTCACCGAAGCTCCCGAAGTTCCGGGCAAGCCGAATCTCCCGGTGCCGACACCGGCGCAACAGGCTTACTTTGTTATCACGTGGTTCCTGCTGCTTGCCACCGTGCTGACCGAGACCTGGGAGATCATCGTCGGCCTGTGCTCCAACTGGACGAAGATGGCCTTGCTGGGCGACTACATCACACGCGAATACTCCCCCAGCGGCCAGAAGGCGCTGGAGGCGGTGCTGCGGTTCAGGCCGGCGAGCCGCTGGAGCGACAAGATCGGGCAGAACTCGGTGCTGGAGCCACGCCGGTTCGGGAGGCGGTCGGGGCTCTTCTCGGAGAAGTTCTACGGGCGCGCGGGGCTCATGAGGTCGGTCCAGATCTCGGCAGCCGCGAAGGACGCCGTGCTGAGGTCCGTGAAGAGCAGCTACGGCGGGATGAACAAAGGGATCAGCACCGGGGCGCGGCGGGTCGGGCTCGGCGGCAAGGTCGAttgggcctggcccaggcccagcAATTCCTTGGCCGAGAAAGGCTCCTCTGCGCTcggaagcagcagcacgacggAGCATATCCTGGCTTGCCACATCGGCACGAGGCTGTTCGAGATGAGGTACTCGCACGTCGCgggggcggccgcggcggcggacatggccgccgccagccaGCTGTCGTTCTACTGCGCGTacctggtggcggcggagccggGCTTGCTGCCGGACAACACGGCGTGGACGGAGAAACGGTacgaggaggtggcggagggCGTGAAGGCGGCGCTTGGGAAGGACGACGGTGGCCCCACCAGCGAGTCGACGGCGCAGAGGTACGGTCGGTATTTGAAGGAGCTCAAGAGGTCCCGCGACGAGGTGTTGTGGCGTGGAGCAGATCTCGGGAAGTCCCTGGTGGAGGCGTatgaggaggacgaggcggcggcgtggcggtTCCTGGCGGACTTCTGGTCGGAGATGGTGGTGTTCGTCGCGCCGTCGGAGAACGTCAAGGGCCACGTCGAGGCCTTGGGTCGCGGAGGGGAGTTCCTCACGCTCGTctgggcgctgctgctgcacgcCGGCGTCACGGATCGGCCCCAGGCACCTCACAGTATCCCGTAATCTGGGAATGTAATTTTCTTTCCGTTCCATGCCCCTCTCTTGGTTAAGGAAACTACGGCGGGTAGAAGCAAGCCTGCCCATCTCTTAGTTGGGaagcattttcttttttttcctccatttCTTCTCGTAATTATAAGCAAGTACTTTAGTATCCGAATTCTCTTAATTGAAGATGTAACTATCATTACTAAGAAATAAAGAGGTgctttgctgtaaaaaaactTTTTGAAATATCTGATGTTATTCTGTATGTGTACGGTCATGCCATCTTTCTGAATCCTCGCCGTGTCTCAATTAACCCAAATCTGCTTATTTCGACATTTCGTAGCGTTTCTAAGAGATGAGATTCACTTGTCGGTGAAACAGGGTAATGGTCATGACACAAAACAATCGATTTCATATAATCGACTCAAgtgagtcgcaccagctgcgtcatCTCAGTTGTTTATGCTCATTCGCATAAACAGTAAACTTCTTGGGTTTTGTCCAAAGAGCCTGGAaccgcaccagctgcgctgCTCTAGTAAaccccatgctcattgcatgaagataagcctcATGGATCATTCCATCGAGTCTGAAATCGTACCAGTTGCGTATTTCAGTAAATTCATGCTCATCGCATGAAGATAAAACCCGAAAGTTCTCTTACGGGGCTGGAATCGTGCCAGCTACGTTATTTCCAGTcaaatccatactcattgtatgaaggtaagtcctaaaaattaggCCTTGATATGCATCGGCTGCATCCCTCCAGTAACAATTTTTACTTAAGGGTCGCTCCCTGCAACaatgttcattacatgaagataaggcccgtaggcttcctatagggcctggaaacgtaccagctgcgtattTCCAGTTCGAGCAATCTTGACGAACGAGTCGAGTTCTTAAAAACTAGAATTTGACTTATAAGACCCCAGCAGGCTAAGTCAAAATTTGCCAGTcgccaggttcgagcccgggGAACTCGAATGCTGATGAAAACTAGTGTTGTATTTGCTCTAGAGCGATTAACTAGACTCGATTTCTCGAGTATCTGGGCGCATTAAGCATATATCCCTATGACTCCTACTCACCGCATTGATCCACCATCAGATATTATTGTGAAACTGTTATTTAACAGTTAAACACTAAAGCATCAGCTCGGACATCCTCTGAGTCAAAATACTTCTCCTTCGAAGTACGAGTCGGTAACATGCCGAAGTCTACAACACTATGCAACTGGCTCAACAACAGAATAAGCTCATTCTTTACGGGGAAAAGTCCATAGTCGAGTCCTCAACTCAACCAGGTATTtggggctactgacgtggttatgactaaccacgtactcgactcgagtatacctggtacagcccagctgggggcccacaagaAAGCCTACTTCGACTtcaggagtctacatgccaagtCTTGCGAttcaagataaggaagattaattagagtgTATCTCTTCATTGTAatcgacttggactctacctgagacctgagttcctgcatatataaaggaccaggagagggagccaagaggacaccccaacttagatacaagtcgcctagacgcacccgacgactcggtgcatctagactctgcggcaccccattgtaatcgactcatcaatacagatccgacaaaCAGGaggtaggggtattacctcatcgaggacTCATCAACACACATCCTGACTTTCTTCAGTGTCAGAGGGGGTAGCTGGATCATGTCTGGCCTTGAGACCAATCTCACGACGGGTCTCACGAGCTGCATCCCTTGTCTTCTCATACTCTGTCTTCTCCCGATCAACTTCTTCATTTCCGCCCTGTACTTCAGGCGTTTTCTCGGCAGCTTTCTTCCTTGCTTCACTCTTAGCCTTGTCAAGCTTCAGGCTTTCGGCTGCTTGTTTCATCTGCTCAGCGAGCagagctttcttcttctcaagctcAGCTTGAGTTTTCAACGCAAgttccttctctttcttcaggGCGATGAGGTTAgcccttttcttctcttcggcttccttctcagccttcttcttctgcagttcagcagctttcttctccttcaagGCAGTTtctgccttctccttctcaacACGTTTCTTCTCAGcatggtcttcttcttctaaccGCCTGGCAACACGCTCGCTGTGGTTCCTCTCCCATTCCTCAGCCTGACTCTTGGCAACGATCAGGCCTTCGACATGGCTCATAAGGGAATTCGGGAGCATTCCTTCATTGTAAGAAGCAAGCAGAACTGGATCAATGTGCACAACTTGAGGGGGATATGGAACTTTTCCAgaggccatggcggcagccgtggcagcagcagcatccttGAATGAGGAACCGGGTCCAACAGCAGAGGCCTTTCTagctttcttcagatccttctGGAACTGTTTCTCTGCATCTTCAGCGGCTTTCCTCTTCTCAGGCATCTTGGCCTTGCCCTTAGAGTCTTCACTGGGCTTGTTGCGAGGCGCAAGAGGAGGCAGTGAAGAACCTCTGATCCTAGATGCTCTGGCAGGACCGCGCAATTCAACGGCTGGTTCAAACAGGAATATATCGTTGTCTTCAGCGTCTGAAGTCTTCCTGGACTTGGGCTTCTTGGAGAGGTCAATATAGTTGATATCCCTGATGATCTGCAGGGCTCTTTTATTGAATTCCTCACGGTGAGGTCCGCCTTCCTTGCGGGCAATCTTGAAGTTTCCTAGCTTGGGAGCCGGAAAGTACAAGTTGGCACTCTCTGCTTCTTTCGTTCTTCGGCAAATCTCAGCAGCTAGCGCATGGGAGTGCTTGCGGATTATGTGCTGGAGACAGTGCATTCTCTTCATCCTTGTCTCCCTTCCACATCTTCTTCTGAAGAATAGAAGACAAATATTTCTTCAGTAGTGGGAGTAGGCACATCCTTGAacttcttcaccttctccttcttcttagCCTTGAGCTTAGACGCCACTTTCTTTCCATGGCTGGGCAATACTTCACGGGGCCGTGGGGAGTTTATGGCATACTTCAGCCGCACACCAGGAGAGGGTGTCACTCTTAGAGGCACGGGGTCTTCAATTTCTTCGTCTGAGTCTTCAATGTTTACTCTGGGAGAAACCGGCGGTGAGGGCTCAGGCGTTGAGTCATACTAATACCGTTCTTCTCTGTCTGAGTCATTGTTGGAGCGGGTTGAGTCAGACATGGTGACACCTGTGAAGTAGAGGATACGAAGAATAGGCAAGAAGTACACAAATTCTCAGCAACAAAGCGATTTTGACAAAGAGTTTTTAGTTGAAGCAGATTAACTGCGTTTGTGAAGAATGACGGCTCTGTTCTTCAACGAAGACAGCTACACAGATCTAAACTGAAAAACTTACTAGAGAGCTTCAACCTAGAACTATTTAGCCAGAACTTCGGAAATACGGAGCACATCAATCTACGCAAACTTAGCAATCTACAGAAGTGAGGATCATCTAATGAAGATTTGAAGTGTACCTAGGATGAGCTTGGTGAAGAATCAGAGGAATCACCGAACCCTAACCGCAAAGCCCTAACTCGGCGAGAGCAGTCAATCTACTGCAGCAAACAAGGATTTTAGATGCGTTTGCTACGCGGACTCGATCTAAGAGGGGGAAAACGACGCTTGCCTGGAATTCCCGACTTGAATCGATGCAGAaacagcggcggcgctgaAGATCCGAGCTTGAAGAATGAGTCCAGGCGTTCGCGGCGAGGAGATCGCAAGACCTTTGAGCGCGAGAGAGCGGTGGATTTTGGGGGCTGAGGTGATTTTTCTGAGGAGGGGTAGTTGTCCTTATATAGGGAGGTGAAAAAGGAGGATCTCACCGGTATCTttttatcccaaaatttccgtTAGGATTTCCCCGTACGGTTTAAATTTCCTTAGGGATAAGATTTTACCATTCGGAAAGATTCGTGAAGACTACGGCTAAAACGGAGATTCCGTTAAAGTTGTAttcttcagaactttgaagacTGACGGTTTTACTGAAAAAAGGTGTCCTTAAGTGTCATTTTCATCTGGCAGTAAGAGGCAAAAACAGTGAAGAACAACTGCGCAGatgaatttgaaaaaaaaggcaaataaCAGGCTTCTAAACCTACTGAAGACAAACGGCAACGAAGAACAGATAACACAAACTGAGGAACAGAAAGACTGAAGataatgcaggtgaagtaAACATGAATGCAAGAGTATTCACAAGTACGCAAGTCTTCAAGAGACATTCCGGGAATCCAAGATGTTTAATTCACTCCTCAGCTCACAGAATCTGATTTTGTCAAGTGGTTTAGTGCAGATATCTACGAGTTGTTTGTCTGTCCTCACATGGTTTAGGCTAATTTCTCCTTTGGACACATGATCTCTAAGGAAATGGTGTCGAATATCGATGTGCTTCGTGCGAGAATGTTGGACGGGATTATTGGCAATCTTTATGGCACTCTCATTGTCACACAGAAGAGGAATGACATCCACTGAGATACCGAAGTGTTTGAGAGTTTGTCTCATCCAAAGAAGTTGGGCACAACAACTGCTTGCTGAAACATATTCTGCTTTAGCCGTCGGCAAAGCAACAGAGTTATGCTTCTTTGAAGACCAACTCACTAAGGATCTTCCGAGGAATTGGCAAGTGCCGGAAGTGGATTTTCTGTCAACCTTGCAACTGGCATAATCTGAGTCAGAATAGCCAACAAGATCAATTGAAGCTCCTTTGGGATACCAGAGACTGAAGAATGGGGTGTGAACTAAATATTTGAAGATTCTGTTCACAGCCATGAGATGACAGTCTCGGGGATCTGCTTGAAACCTTGCACACATGCAAACACTCAACATGATATCTAgcctagatgcacaaagataAAGCAATGAGCCAATCATGAAAcgaaaaaccttttgatctacAGGTTTACCAGTGGTGTTGAGGTCTAGATGACCGTTTGTGGGCATTAGAGTTTCAATTTTCTTAGCAGATTCCATCAcaaatttcttcagcatgTCCCTGATGTACTTCgtttgagagatgaagattccattcttcatttgcttgatttgaagacCGAGGAAGAACTTCAATTCtcccatcatagacatctcaacttctccatcatcatcttcccAAATTCTTCGATGAAATCAGGGTTagtggaaccaaacacaatatcgtccacatatatttgacacacaaagagatcatcattcaatttctttgtaaaaagtgttgggtcaattttaccaattttgaaaCCTTTTTTGACTAAGAACTTTCTGAGGCATTCATACCAGGCTCGAGGTGCTTGCTTCAAGCCGTAGAGTGCCTTATCCAGTTTATAGACATGATTAGAATATTCTGGATCTTCAAAACCAGGAGGTTGTTCAACATAGACAAGTTCTTTAATTTCACCATTTAagaatgcacttttcacatccatttgatatAAAGTTATGTCATGATGATTAGCATATGCAAGAAGAATTCTAATGGATTCAAGACGTGCAACAGGGGCATAGGTTTCACCGAAATCCAACCATCAACCCGAGTGAAGCCCTGTGCAACCAGTCGTGTTTTGTTCCTCACGACGATTCCGTCTTCATCTTGCTTATTCCTGAACACCCACTTGGTGCCGATGACATTTTGTCTTGGCCTTTCCATAAGGGTCCAGATTTTATTTCTCTTGAAGTTATTCAGTTTTTCATGCATAGCCATTACCCAATCCGGATCCGACAATGCTTCATCCGTCGTCTTCGGCTCAACTaaagacacaaaagagaagtgctcacaaaaatttgaaacacgtGAGCGAGTTTGAGTACCTCTTCTGATGTCTCCAAGAATTTGATCGACGGGATGATCCTGCTGGATTCTTTTGCAAATCTTCGGATGATGTACTTCACCACTAGCGACGCTAGGTTGTGCTTCATTTGAAGCAGCAGGTCGTTCTTCAACTGGGGTAGAAGTTCCGGTTTGGTTAGGTTCTTCAGCTTGTGAAACGCCTTCTTCATTGTTGTTTCCGGATTCACTTTTCTTGATTTCTTTTGGACGAATATCGCCAATGGCCATCttttggatatttcctgaaatttcttcaatatctacagacattggcaattgctcttcttgggagccgttagcttcatcgaactgcacattcttagcaatttcaacaactttGGTAGTGTTGTTGAAGAGCAGATAAGCATGTGCATTCGAGGGATAACCCAAGAAGAAACATTCGTCACATTTAGAAACAAACTTAGCTCGTCTATTCTTCTTACTGAGGATCTAGCATTTGCTTCCGAAGACTCTGAAGTATGATACATCGGGCATGCGGTTGGAGATGAGATCGTAtggagttttcttcaaaagtcgATGAAGATACAAGCGATTTGAATCATGACAAGCAGtgttgtcgtcgcacggggctccgacaccgggggcgtgctggcacaccc
The Brachypodium distachyon strain Bd21 chromosome 2, Brachypodium_distachyon_v3.0, whole genome shotgun sequence genome window above contains:
- the LOC100824278 gene encoding uncharacterized protein LOC100824278, translated to MEEPQMQSTKELLTQVAGPVASAALAVLLVALSTYGRRCRHPVLRLILWGASTAFIPLTSTVISSLLSRRDALKDSLCKTKEQCPEVASGKGSPEVQTMWTLILWTLLILIIKGNADTAAATSAATSVSPSSSDTGVDGQNVRTPVELVVTYVILGGLIVLCFPEAGWLGVTGKGIFLVLCVLGFAKFVLKVAVFFMARGSYAVGKNARLVSGYMAQLVEDGAEEGYGHVPPYLVTGESKEHVEEKPHGFRVKGEALKDKLSSLVTLSRVWQLSDHGGGLLAKRRELRDLCLSFALFKNLRRRLSGYPLAEEGSSNALDFVLRGMDSSSAVAADGSKGNAADADRVFRVLVDELWFASDFYYSPLPLCSFRGWCAVLNYILSVLVVAVAIGVGWVFTVHRVIVFTEAPEVPGKPNLPVPTPAQQAYFVITWFLLLATVLTETWEIIVGLCSNWTKMALLGDYITREYSPSGQKALEAVLRFRPASRWSDKIGQNSVLEPRRFGRRSGLFSEKFYGRAGLMRSVQISAAAKDAVLRSVKSSYGGMNKGISTGARRVGLGGKVDWAWPRPSNSLAEKGSSALGSSSTTEHILACHIGTRLFEMRYSHVAGAAAAADMAAASQLSFYCAYLVAAEPGLLPDNTAWTEKRYEEVAEGVKAALGKDDGGPTSESTAQRYGRYLKELKRSRDEVLWRGADLGKSLVEAYEEDEAAAWRFLADFWSEMVVFVAPSENVKGHVEALGRGGEFLTLVWALLLHAGVTDRPQAPHSIP